A single window of Anopheles moucheti chromosome 2, idAnoMoucSN_F20_07, whole genome shotgun sequence DNA harbors:
- the LOC128299505 gene encoding uncharacterized protein LOC128299505, translating to MDKFISMWKVRELADKVTNVVMNYTEIEGKVREATNDEPWGPTGPLMQELAHATFTYEHFPEVMSMLWKRMLQDNKTNWRRTYKSLLLLNYLVRNGSERVVTSSREHIYDLRSLENYTFVDENGKDQGINVRHKVRELIDFIQDDDRLREERKKAKKNKDKYIGMSSEAMGMRYGGSSGGGGGMDYGGYRDSYDRRSEDRYNESRDHHEYDYQYEGEREDSDDESTNGPQDRSANRYQDREPSKSPATRQSSSLSTGSTTAFGSGGGTGGSERKINLNIKPTGNSSAGSTQRSAQKTTKKIDLGAASGFAKTAATATATSSASVDQFGINSPTHRNTHAEDIVGTGTVSGNKQQDALDDLFKTCPTKSSATSDALVDEDDFNPRAAEDFGDFESAFGANTGKPVATTAKGDDFADFAAFGTEPVQQVAVSPKVEANADLLFGLSVGTTTGTSSNGGAQMDILSDLSGLSLGANTNASSNNSIVSSGVQPCIVHRYNDLLKSIRKLPLHQKDGQDGHTISRNEERQMVNDKLALLLECLPGPVQPSDALYGSKVWDRFAAEAYPSLLEELIPLMGHLQRSLLYRLVTLDASALFPYEAINALTQRSVLQGSSHEIALELLLRIIEDDSVLPAALMQLSVLRSDAHVGDYNLLLQVLSAIPNKVANALKTKTPDNVLPLTYSRTMFRQFIRTIVSLNDAVIHYENEETTTKPSLQHACLANLFNKLIIDFHQDRRSPTLRAVLYLLVDGIFRLPKMATFIRNIFATLTPTAIEIIVYIALNERIDLSAIFEQSVPTSWAYVLLQKVPLYNYSTPNNDTIIHELIQLLTRVPTVENVNSDQCNEIALERLAQQLLVVWSSRASIQRTSFDQHLYITKLLLLSITTVIENETIWSPKSGDTYRRMLFDGLKAHLESPIKEVRCVGMITVELIMGLIDEKSEQGNFTSAKGGENRLRFDYEGFDADTLALIESLKTIVQRKKALDKKREERVNDEERILLAVAELTHYNTKHNVDLQSQEGEQNPILQVPLASNNKPIPTSADSDDEEEHGDDQQSLDSDDDELQSYDMSNDTKLEHERLRPKYLLDLRDALLETDASKSPEQFELAVDVAPELIAQQLPSNDAKLALDMLQIFLSLEEKTHMPTFGERKFSALVEICVVFPKECATYLCQQFHAEVSHHAVNRRIFMLDVMTEVAKILSNSGPKDESPKRQVESKVIAQSPAIDCSGNNKNQLLLMFRDEAERKTRREEAERVVRERIERKTRRFRSAFAKMREVEVQGTVNRYSEVAGWFFFPLIRGFGGNKFIFTAGLKFPYDAENLLLVSFLQALSVLMVCAENCPIAGRMAREVFTLAKLLRYSEEPKVRLSVMQMLAAIFLAIRSELLQVQFYEELLELKSWLEECTQADVVRKGETNKECRQLARHLLAMCYGALIDEKD from the exons TACAAATGTTGTGATGAACTATACAGAAATCGAGGGTAAGGTACGCGAAGCAACAAATGATGAACCGTGGGGTCCAACGGGGCCACTGATGCAAGAACTCGCGCATGCTACCTTTACGTACGAGCATTTTCCTGAAGTAATGTCGATGCTGTGGAAGCGAATGCTACAAGACAACAAAACGAATTGGCGACGAACGTACAAAAGTCTGTTGTTGCTAAACTACCTTGTACGCAATGGATCGGAACGTGTTGTTACCTCGTCGCGGGAGCACATCTACGATCTACGATCGCTAGAAAATTATACTTTCGTGGATGAAAATGGCAAGGATCAGGGTATCAACGTACGGCACAAAGTGCGCGAGTTGATCGACTTTATTCAGGACGATGACCGATTGCGGGAGGAACGCAAAAAGGCGAAAAAGAACAAGGACAAGTACATCGGCATGAGCTCAGAAGCAATGGGCATGCGTTACGGAGGTAGCAGCGGTGGTGGAGGCGGAATGGATTACGGTGGCTATCGAGATAGCTACGATCGACGGAGCGAGGATCGAT ATAATGAGTCAAGGGACCACCACGAATACGATTACCAGTATGAAGGTGAAAGAGAAGATTCTGACGACGAATCGACGAACGGACCACAGGATCGTTCAGCAAACCGGTACCAGGACCGAGAGCCATCGAAAAGTCCTGCCACACGTCAATCGTCCAGCTTGTCTACTGGATCCACGACGGCCTTTGGCAGTGGTGGAGGAACTGGAGGCAGTGAACGGAAGATAAATTTGAACATCAAACCGACCGGCAACTCGTCAGCAGGAAGCACACAAAGAAGCGCACAGAAAACGACAAAGAAAATCGATCTCGGAGCTGCTAGCGGATTTGCTAAGACGGCTGCAACGGCGACAGCCACATCTTCAGCGAGTGTTGACCAGTTTGGAATCAATTCTCCAACTCACCGCAATACGCATGCGGAAGATATAGTTGGTACCGGTACCGTTTCGGGCAACAAACAGCAAGATGCGCTAGATGATCTTTTCAAGACGTGTCCCACGAAATCTTCCGCCACCAGTGATGCTCTTGTGGATGAGGATGATTTCAATCCAAGAGCGGCCGAAGATTTTGGAGATTTCGAGTCGGCTTTCGGTGCAAATACCGGCAAACCGGTGGCGACAACAGCGAAGGGAGATGATTTTGCTGATTTTGCAGCATTCGGAACGGAACCAGTACAGCAAGTGGCCGTATCGCCGAAAGTGGAGGCAAATGCAGATCTATTGTTTGGTCTAAGTGTTGGAACCACTACGGGAACATCAAGCAATGGTGGTGCTCAAATGGATATTCTTTCGGATCTAAGTGGTCTCTCCCTTGGCGCTAACACGAATG CATCCAGCAACAACAGTATCGTGTCATCGGGTGTACAACCGTGTATTGTGCATCGATATAACGATCTTCTTAAGAGTATTCGTAAACTGCCCTTGCATCAAAaagatggacaagatggccatACAATTAGTCGAAACGAGGAGAGGCAAATGGTGAACGATAAGCTTGCTTTGCTACTTGAATGTCTTCCGGGACCGGTACAACCGTCAGATGCACTATATGGATCGAAAGTATGGGACCGTTTTGCGGCAGAGGCGTATCCGAGTTTGCTCGAGGAACTAATCCCGTTGATGGGACATTTGCAACGCTCCCTGCTGTACCGGCTTGTTACACTTGATGCAAGCGCGCTTTTCCCGTATGAAGCGATCAACGCCCTTACCCAGCGGTCTGTTTTACAGGGTTCATCACATGAAATAGCATTAGAGCTGTTATTACGCATAATAGAGGACGATTCTGTTTTACCTGCAGCCTTGATGCAACTATCAGTATTGCGTAGCGATGCGCACGTTGGTGACTACAACCTGCTTTTGCAGGTCCTTTCTGCCATCCCCAATAAGGTAGCCAACGCGCTTAAAACCAAAACGCCGGATAACGTATTGCCCTTAACGTACAGTAGAACAATGTTCCGCCAGTTCATTCGTACCATCGTAAGCTTAAATGATGCTGTTATTCATTACGAGAATGAGGAAACAACTACAAAACCATCATTACAACACGCCTGTTTAGCTAATCTGTTCAACAAACTCATCATCGATTTTCATCAAGATCGTCGCTCACCAACGTTGCGAGCTGTATTGTACCTTCTGGTAGACGGAATCTTTAGATTACCGAAAATGGCGACTTTTATTAGAAATATATTTGCTACCTTAACGCCGACAGCAATCGAAATAATAGTTTATATTGCGCTCAACGAACGCATTGATCTCTCTGCAATCTTCGAGCAATCTGTACCTACCAGCTGGGCTTATGTATTGTTGCAAAAAGTTCCACTGTACAACTATTCCACTCCCAACAATGACACGATCATCCATGAACTGATCCAACTGCTAACACGTGTGCCGACAGTGGAAAATGTGAATAGCGACCAGTGCAATGAAATCGCTCTCGAACGATTAGCTCAGCAACTGCTAGTGGTGTGGTCAAGTCGCGCATCAATTCAACGGACCAGTTTCGATCAGCACCTGTACATAACGAAGCTCTTATTGCTATCCATCACCACGGTAATTGAGAATGAAACGATTTGGTCGCCTAAATCCGGTGACACATATCGCAGGATGTTATTCGACGGCTTAAAGGCTCATTTGGAATCACCGATTAAGGAGGTGCGCTGCGTCGGTATGATAACGGTTGAGCTTATTATGGGTTTGATCGACGAAAAGAGCGAACAAGGCAATTTTACGAGTGCAAAAGGTGGTGAAAATCGATTGCGATTTGATTATGAGGGTTTTGATGCAGACACGCTTGCCTTAATAGAAAGCTTAAAGACCATCgtacaacgaaaaaaagcattaGATAAGAAACGTGAGGAACGTGTAAACGATGAAGAAAGGATACTGCTAGCTGTGGCAGAGCTAACGCATTATAACACGAAGCACAATGTCGATTTACAAAGCCAGGAAGGTGAACAAAATCCCATTTTACAGGTGCCATTAGCATCCAACAACAAGCCAATACCAACATCAGCGGATAGTGACGATGAAGAAGAACATGGCGACGATCAACAGTCACTGGATTCGGATGACGATGAACTCCAAAGCTATGATATGTCAAACGACACTAAGCTCGAACATGAACGGCTTCGTCCAAAATATCTGTTAGATTTGCGCGATGCGCTCCTTGAAACGGATGCATCCAAATCACCGGAACAGTTCGAGCTAGCGGTAGATGTTGCTCCCGAACTTATCGCCCAACAGCTGCCCAGCAATGACGCAAAACTTGCCTTAGATATGTTACaaatttttctttcgctcgaAGAGAAAACTCATATGCCAACCTTCGGAGAGCGAAAGTTTAGCGCGCTGGTTGAAATATGCGTCGTATTTCCGAAAGAGTGTGCCACCTACCTCTGTCAACAGTTTCATGCCGAGGTGAGCCATCACGCTGTGAATCGTCGCATATTTATGCTGGACGTGATGACGGAGGTGGCTAAAATACTGTCGAACAGTGGTCCAAAGGACGAATCTCCTAAACGGCAAGTAGAAAGCAAAGTGATCGCACAATCACCAGCCATCGACTGCAGCGGGAACAATAAGAATCAACTTCTACTGATGTTTCGCGATGAAGCAGAACGCAAAACACGTCGTGAGGAGGCCGAACGAGTAGTACGTGAGCGAATCGAGCGCAAAACAAGACGCTTTCGATCGGCCTTTGCTAAAATGCGGGAAGTAGAAGTACAGGGTACAGTTAATCGATACAGCGAGGTGGCTGgctggtttttctttccactgaTCCGTGGTTTCGGGGGCAACAAGTTTATCTTCACGGCCGGTCTAAAGTTCCCGTACGACGCGGAAAACCTGCTGCTTGTCAGCTTCCTGCAAGCTCTTTCGGTGCTAATGGTGTGCGCCGAAAATTGTCCCATCGCCGGACGGATGGCAAGGGAAGTGTTTACGCTCGCGAAACTTTTGCGCTACAGCGAGGAACCGAAAGTGCGTCTATCCGTAATGCAAATGTTGGCGGCCATCTTTTTAGCGATCCGATCGGAACTGCTGCAGGTTCAATTCTACGAGGAGCTGCTGGAACTGAAAAGTTGGCTCGAGGAGTGCACACAAGCTGATGTGGTACGCAAGGgtgaaacaaataaagaatGTCGCCAGCTAGCACGTCATCTGCTCGCCATGTGCTATGGTGCATTGATAGACGAGAAGGATTAA